The following are encoded together in the Lactuca sativa cultivar Salinas chromosome 1, Lsat_Salinas_v11, whole genome shotgun sequence genome:
- the LOC111879288 gene encoding uncharacterized protein LOC111879288 — translation MIVSKQALYASHHHLSTHIRGGGGSSSIKLRHLSSGKTRRKVCRGSHIDYSKTITTTAHSFKFLNPNLNSSGGRNSTGSVCKNAMNGTINGGINAEEVVLYEEGGRVRKVKCEVEVISWRERRVKSEVQVDADVDSVWNALTDYERLADFIPNLIFSARIPCMHPGRIWLEQRGLQRALYWHIEARVVLDLQEFPNSANGHELHFSMVDGDFKKFEGKWCIKPGKRSSNAILSYEVNVIPNFNLPAIFMERIIRSDLPVNLQALARRSERNFEGNENITTKFHSGSGSSSSSTTIDIDGTIDKNTPTVDVKENDPSSSFSPLSKPSAEVNNNWGVFGKTCDINSPCKVDEIHLRRFDGLLEDGGVHRCVVASITVKAPVREVWNVLTSYETLPEIVPNLAISKILARENNKVRILQEGCKGLLYMVLHARVVLDLCEHLEQEITFEQVEGDFDSFKGRWLLEQLGNHHTLLKYNVESKMHQGSLLSEAIMEEVIYEDLPSNLCAIRDYIEKKQTENSIRSIVMHTNDLVSNEHPSKRNDKNPSRQRNRVVGLHKDIEVLKSELLKFISEHGQEGFMPMRSQLRKHGRFDMEKAISRRGGFRKFASLMNLSLAYKDPKPKGYWDQLENLKEEISRFQKSWGMDPTFMPSRKSFERGGRYDIARALEKWGGLHEVSRLLSLKVRHPNRMRSIVNDGDKSSSKHDVSQDTQKWLEKLKDLDINWVE, via the exons ATGATCGTCTCCAAGCAGGCTCTGTACGCCAGCCACCACCATCTTTCAACCCATATCCGCGGTGGCGGTGGTTCAAGTTCCATCAAGCTACGACACCTTTCATCCGGCAAAACCCGCCGGAAAGTCTGTCGGGGCAGCCATATTGATTACTCGAAAACAATAACAACGACTGCACATTCCTTCAAATTCTTAAATCCGAATCTAAATTCCTCAGGTGGTCGTAATTCTACTGGATCGGTTTGCAAGAATGCTATGAATGGGACTATTAATGGTGGGATAAATGCTGAGGAAGTGGTGTTATATGAAGAAGGAGGAAGAGTAAGAAAAGTTAAATGTGAAGTAGAGGTAATATCGTGGAGGGAACGTCGTGTTAAATCAGAGGTTCAGGTAGATGCTGATGTTGATTCGGTGTGGAATGCTCTTACGGATTATGaaaggctagccgatttcatccCCAATCTAATTTTTAG CGCAAGGATTCCATGTATGCATCCAGGAAGGATATGGTTGGAGCAGAGAGGGTTGCAGAGGGCACTGTATTGGCATATTGAAGCTCGTGTTGTTTTAGATCTCCAAGAATTTCCAAACTCA GCAAATGGTCATGAACTCCACTTCTCTATGGTTGATGGAGATTTCAAGAAATTCGAAGGCAAATGGTGTATAAAACCTGGGAAAAG GTCTTCAAATGCAATCCTATCTTATGAAGTTAATGTAATCCCAAACTTCAATCTTCCAGCAATATTCATGGAGAGAATTATTCGATCTGATCTCCCTGTGAATCTTCAAGCTTTAGCACGAAGATCAGAGAGAAATTTTGAAGGAAACGAGAATATAACTACAAAATTTCATTCGGGTTCtggttctagttctagttctaCCACCATAGATATTGATGGCACAATTGACAAGAATACCCCTACTGTAGATGTGAAGGAAAATGATCCAAGTTCTAGTTTTAGTCCCTTGTCAAAACCTAGTGCTGAAGTAAACAATAATTGGGGAGTGTTTGGTAAAACTTGTGATATTAATAGCCCTTGCAAAGTTGATGAAATTCATCTTCGAAGATTCGATGGccttttg GAAGATGGAGGTGTTCATCGATGTGTTGTTGCAAGCATAACTGTGAAAGCTCCTGTTCGTGAAGTGTGGAATGTTTTGACTTCTTATGAGACTCTTCCTGA GATAGTTCCAAATTTAGCTATTAGCAAGATTTTAGCACGAGAGAACAACAAAGTTCGGATTCTTCAG GAAGGATGCAAGGGGTTGCTTTACATGGTGCTTCACGCACGTGTTGTCCTAGATTTATGTGAACATTTGGAGCAAGAGATAACATTTGAGCAAGTTGAAGGTGATTTTGATTCTTTCAAAGGAAGGTGGTTATTAGAGCAACTTGGGAATCACCACACACTATTGAAATACAATGTGGAGTCAAAGATGCATCAAGGATCCCTGCTTTCAGAGGCCATTATGGAAGAG GTCATATATGAAGATCTTCCATCAAACTTATGTGCAATACGCGATTACATTGAGAAAAAGCAAACGGAAAACTCGATTAGATCCATTGTGATGCATACTAATGACCTTGTTTCAAATGAGCATCCATCAAAACGAAATGATAAAAATCCATCTAGACAAAGAAACCGAGTTGTTGGGTTGCATAAAGATATAGAAGTGCTCAAATCCGAGCTCCTTAAATTTATTTCAGAACATGGACAAGAAGGGTTTATGCCAATGAGAAGTCAACTTAGGAAACATGGAAGGTTTGATATGGAAAAAGCTATTTCTCGGAGGGGTGGATTTAGAAAATTTGCTTCGTTGATGAATCTTTCACTTGCTTACAAGGATCCTAAACCAAAAGGGTATTGGGATCAACTTGAGAATTTAAAAGAAGAG ATTAGTCGTTTCCAAAAGAGTTGGGGGATGGATCCAACATTTATGCCTAGTAGAAAATCATTTGAGCGTGGAG GTCGATATGACATAGCACGTGCATTGGAGAAATGGGGTGGCCTACATGAAGTATCGCGTCTTCTCTCACTTAAAGTGAGGCATCCTAACAGAATGAGAAGCATTGTGAATGATGGTGACAAGTCATCATCTAAACATGATGTTTCACAAGACACACAAAAATGGCTTGAGAAACTTAAAGATTTGGATATAAATTGGGTAGAATAA